Genomic window (Terriglobia bacterium):
TTAGTGGGCAAGGACACCCTCACTATCCGGCATTCGATTCCAATATCTCGTTCTGGTCCGGACGGCGGAACTCCACCTGTGCCAGAACCGTCAAAGGCTAAAATTGGGCCAAGTTATCTTTTGCGTTCAGGGGGTAGTCTCGCCCCTGCTCAGTAATATTCTCCTGACGCCGTTTGATGGGGAGATGAGACGCAAGGGGTATCAGCTGACGAGGTACGCCGATGATTGGGTCATTACTTGCCAGTCGGCGGCAGAAGCGCGAGCTGCGGTGGCGGCGGCGCTCCGAATCCTGAAAGAGTTGGGCGTGGAGCTTCATCCGCAGAAGACGCGGATTGTTCACGTTCAATACGGCTTCGAATTTCTCGGCTACAAGATCAAGCGGGGGAAGCAACTACGCCTCCCCGCCCGCAAGATCCGCAGCCAGAGTCAATCGGGGGCGCTGTATGCCATTCCCCGGGAGAAATCGATCCGGCGCTTCAAGGAGGAGGTGCGACGACGGACGAAGCGGCGTGTGCCCTTGCCGACCCCGGAGTTGATTGCCGAGCTCAATCCGCTGTTGCGGGGGTGGGGGGAGTATTACAAGCGTGCCCACGTCCGAAGGCTTTTCCACCAACTCGACGGATGGATCGTGCGGCGCCTCTGGTCGCACGCCTCCAAACGCTGGCGTACGAACGGCTGGAAATGGCTGCCGGAGACGACGCTCTACAACGAGTACGGATTGGTCAACTTGGTTCGATTAATTCCTTCGATTGCCTCTCCCCCACGGGGCGGCTTCGTGAAAGCTGCATACGGGAAAACCGTCCGTGCAGTTTGAGCGGCGGACGGAGGCCAGCGCCTCGGCGCGCCTCCTCCGACCCGACGTGTGCTGAGCAGCGCGTTGTTCAGGAGGGTTGAAGTCCCTCTGGCGCTCGGATGAGGAGCGTCATATCCAAAAGCGGGGGTAATGCCTCGCTGGCCGGAGAGTGGTCGGAGGTTCTTCGGAGGGCAGGGTGTCCACCGTGAGGTGGAATCCGAAGGGCATGAGCAGAAGTACCGGGCCGTAATCAATGGGGGCTACCCCGACGATGAACCGGTCGGCCAAAGGTGGGGACAGGTCGAGTCCGCCACAGGCGGACGAAGGCGTACTCATTCACCCCACCGCACCAAGGTGTTTGCGGACGGCACGGTACGGAAGAACAGTATCAAAATGGGGTCAAGTCCAAATTTTCAATTTTGATACTTGTGGCGGAGAAACATTGAAAATTTAAGATATCGGGTCGGACCGAGCAAAGCTGCAATAGGACCAGAAAACAATTCCCCAAACCGGGTATTTTCGAGGCTTAAACGGCTCTTTTCGCCCTCGAAACTATCCCCGTTAGGCGCTTCGTCCTCCAACAACCGGCAACTGGTTTCAGCGGGCAGCACGCAGTAATCTCATGGGTCCAGAACCTTTTGTTCGAAAACTGTGAATGACGGGCAGCGCTGTCGGAGGACATTCAAATCTATTTCGCGAGCAATTCTGCAGCAGGTTGCAGTATTGTAGTTCAGGCCGGCTTTACCGAGGATTCTCTGCAACCTCTCTTTCGGCTTTCGTTCGTCTTCGATGTGGCCACCGAGCGGTGGAATAGGGTTCCCGTTTTCCATCTTGGAGATCCGATTCAGTGCAGCATTGTCAGCAAGAAGCCATGTTTCCATCTCCTCACGGACCGCATGGACCGCAACGCCGAGCGGAAAGGCGAATTTCCCGAGACCAATTCTTGTACCCAAGTCATTCTCAATCGCCTTCGGGTCTTTTCCATCGGCGTCTCGTATCACTAGAGCTTTATCCAAGGGGCCACCAGTGCGAGACGCATGCTCAAAAGAATGGAGCCATCCTCTGACCTTTTTCGCCTTATTCAGATTCCTGACCCCTGCGGTCGGACGTGCCAGGATCTTGATTTCAGAACTGAAGATTTTTGCAATGAGTTCTCTGTAGACCGCCTCATCGATATCTCCCTCAACCACAATGCCACAGCTCTCAATTTTCACGGGAGAGGGCTCCGGAGTAAACGATGTCACCCAGACCGACCTCCTCTCTTTCCAGCAGTTCTCTTAATTGAGGTTTGTCTCCGGGTCGGGTGCAGATTGATGCTCCGCGCTGCCTCTCAAACACAATCACATCCTCCAATTTGAATTTGTCGACCACCAGGGGCGAATGAGTGGTAATGATTGTTTGTACCGCCTTTTCCCCAAATTCGATTTGCCTTTGCTCCAAGAGGCCGATCAATTCCCCGATCAATGCGGGGTGAAGATAATTTTCTGGTTCTTCAATGCAGAAAAGGGTGCCACTAATTTCATCCGGGATAAAGATCAGCGACAAGAGTGCCAAAAAGCAGAGTTCTCCATCAGACATCTGCCAAATGGGCACATCAGACTTAAGGAATCTTTCTGAGGATGCCGTGAACACGACTGATCGTGGAGTCACGAACGCCAAAATCCTCTCTAACTCGGGGAGGGCGTCCTTTGCTGCCTTGTTCATCCGCGCGAAGATCTCCGGATAGCGCGTTTGAAGGAGCATCAGCCATGCTGAGAGATTTCCTCCTTGCATGTCCAAAGATGTAGGGGCCGAGGCCGGGTTAATTTGTCTCATAATTTGGGGAACCAGCGAGTAGAATCTGAAAGAGGCGAACAACTTACGCAGACGATTTCCTTCCCAGTCCGGCAGTTCAAATTCGAGCGCAGAACGGTGTGCGTCTGAAACAGAGGTTACACTCTCCCCGGATTTGCTTTGTAGTATCCTGGCCCCAGTGGCAGGATCCTTCTTTACCAGTGCGCAATCCGCAATGTGAAGGCTTTCGTCGTTCACGATAAATGAATCTCGTGATCGGTCTCCGATGACATGAAGTTCGTAACGCCAGTTTTCATTCCTTCCCAACTCGTTGAATTCACGGAAGTCGCCTTGGAGGACTATCGACATGAGATTCGCATCTCCCCCACGCCAAGCCAACTCTGCAAACCCGTTGCTCATCGCCTTTGACAACCCAAAAAGACCCGGACCACCACTCACGATATCGGTGAAAAACCGAAAAACAGATATGAAGTTGGACTTTCCGGACATGTTCGGGCCTACAAGAAGATTGCGAAGCCCCAGGGAGATCGTCGTGTTCTCGAAACTCCTGAAGTTTTCCAAATGGACATTCGTAATCATTTTGTCCTCGACAATCGATGCACCTCAGGCTGGGATCGCCAAGCCTGACCAAAGATATTGGGGTTCACTTGGTTCCGTCTTTCTGAAGCAGCAGTATTAGAGCATGATTCAGTGCATTCAAGCAAACCGCGGGAAAGCGGGGGTCATCGGGACTTTGGGTGCGCTGAGCAGCGCGTTGTTCAGGAGGGTTGAAGTCCCTCGGGCGCTCGGATGAGGAGCGCCATATCCAAAAGCGGGGGTAATGCCTCGCTGGCCGGAGCGGGGTCGGAGGTTCTCCGGAGGGCAGGGTGTCCACCGTGAGGTGGAATCCGAAGGGCATGAGGAGAAGTACCGGGCCGTAATCAATGGGCGCGACTCCGACGATGAACCGGTCGGCCAAAGGTGGGGTTAGGTCGAGCCTGCCTGGCATTGTCGGGACAGGCAGCGACATTCGACATTTGTTTGGTCCACAGATTTCGCGGATGACACAGAATTAAGATCAGTTCAAAGTTCAAGGTTCAACCCGCCACGGCGGCCAGGAGTCCACAATTCAAAGTCAAAGAGCCAAAAACCCAGACTTGTCGTGTTATGAATCTCCTGCATAAAAACCAATTCGACGGCGTTTGGGTGAGGGAGGTGCCATGAGCTGGCGGATGGCATCGAATACCACTTTAAATTGGGCGTCGCATTTCTTTTCCAAGGCCTCCAGCTTGCGGGCCAAGTCAGCATTGGAGGCCAACATCTGGCGTAACCTGACAAAAGCACGCATGATTTCAACATTCACCCGAACGGCCCGCTGGCTTCGCAGGACACTCGAAAGCATCGCCACTCCTTGTTCCGTGAAAGCAAAAGGCGCCGCGCGCCGCAAACCACCCCAACTTGAAATCACAATTTGTGATTTCAAGGCGGCAAATTCTTTGACGGTCAGTAGGAACATGAAGTCGGCGGGGAACCGATCACGGTTGCGCTTCATGGCTTGCACCAGGGCCCGGGCTTCGACATGATATAGCTTCGCCAAATCATTGCTGAGCATCACTCTTTGCCCACGAATGAAGTAGATGGATCGTTCTAATTGACCCAACGGAATCAAGGATCGATTGGCAGTCATGACTACCTCCCTGGAAGAAAATCCTGCCGGCCGACACACGCTTGAATATGGCGTCGTCAGCGCTGTGTTTTCTTAAATGGGGGCGTTTGCGGGGGGATAAGCTTGTCGCTCGAATCCAACGCTTTCAGGAGAAGTATACGCCTTTCAATGCCTCAGCAGATATTCATTTTCAAGGAAAGCGAGGGTCAGCCCGCTGACGTTCGACAATTCATGACACACTGCAGGGGAGCGGAGGCCGCAGGGCACCGACATTCGACTTTGGGTTCATCCACAGATTTCGCGCATGGCGCAGAACAAAAAGCATTTTCGGGTCAGGCACCGTCGACATTGTGGGATTTACCGCAGAGTCGCGGAGGGTCAGGGGATAGGTATTGGGGGATAGGGAACAGGAAAAACCAGCTCAAAGTCCAAGCCCCAGTGACCCTTGAGAATTTTGAGAATTTTGATCTGGCCCTTCTCGTTCTTCCCTGCTAAATTCATTGCCTTCCTTTTTGGGAATTTCCAGTCGATGATCATCCTTCACGCAGGGTTCGGGGACCGCAGGCTGCATCTTTGGGGGGAGTCTCCCCCCGGAGAAGGCGTGGTATCGGTGAGGCGTCGCCGCCGTCCCTCCCCTCAGGAAGAAGCGGCCTCGTTCATTTACGCCACCGAGAGGGAAGACCTGCTCGAAGTGGTGAAGGGAATCCCCGATTTTCCCAGGACCAGTCTGCGAGATTTCAGCCGGAGTGTGATTTGGCTTCCCACAGTTGATGGAAATCCGTTTCCCTCCAACTCAACCATCGGCGAAGAAGCGGGGTCTTCGTCCGAGGTGGCGCTGGCGCCGTGGTCTGTTCCGGCGCTCTCGCTCGATGCGGAGCGCGCCTTGTTGCTGCTGTGTGCATGCGCGGACAAGGACGTCCTCAAGCCGGGTGTGATTGTCGGTCATGATGTGTCGTTCTGGGGGATGGCGATGCGACTGGCGGGCGCGCTGGTGGCGAGGCAGCAGTTTTTGCCCACGGTGATTCGGGAGAACGGAAGCCATCATGCGCGCTGGAAAGCGATCGTCGCCGGCGCCGACGTCGAACGGATGCATCGGCTCGCCGGGGCGATGCCGGCGGTGGCGCAAGCCCTCCACGGCGATCCCCATCAACCGCCCGTCGCTCGCAGTGCTGAGAGGTTATCCGATTTCGTGAACCTTCTGGTCGATCACCTCGTGCGGTTTTCGGGATATGCCAAGGCCCCGTCGAGTTGGTCCGAGGGCATGCGCCGTGGAAAACCGCTGAATCTGGAAAGCCTTCATGACCATTGGCTTTTCGCGCTTCGTTCCTTTGACGACCGGTTGGACGGGAAGGAGGACGCTCTCAGCCAGTTTGCGGCTCAGGTCAACGAATGGCAGCGGCCGGTTTCGGTGCTGACCACCTCGCCCTTCCGGCTCTGCTTCCGACTGGAGGAACCGCCGGAGAATGGAGTGGCGTCGCCCGCCGCGCAAGGGGATGCGGCGAGGTGGCAGGTTCACTACCTGCTGCAAGCAGCTCACGACCCCAGCCTGCACATCCCCGTAAAGGAGGCCTGGAAGCCCGGCAAGAACGCTGCAGGGACGCTTCTCGGAAAGGGTGGCTTCAAGGCCAGGGAGTACCTCTTGCTTTCCCTCGGCCAGGCAGCGGCCCTGTGCCCGCGGATCGAAAAGAGTCTCCGGTCGGTCCGGCCGGAAGGCTACGAGCTGGATTCCAGCGGGGCGTATGAGTTTCTCACCGAAAAGGCGCTGGCGCTCGAACAGAGCGGGTTTGGTGTGATGGTGCCGGCGTGGTGGACCGGCAAGGGAACGAAGCTGCGGCTGGCCACGCGCGCCCACGTGAAAAGCCCGGTGATGCAGACAAGTGGAATGCTCTCACTGGATCAACTGGTGGATTTCCACTGGGAGGTCTCCCTGGGTGGCGAATCCATGTCCTACGAGGAACTGCAGGCGCTCGTACGGCTCAAGGCGCCGCTGGTAAAGATCCGTGGGCAATGGGCGCAACTGACCTCGGAGGAGATTCAGGCGGCGATTGATGTGTGGAAGAAGAAATCCGCGGGCACAATGACCGCGCGCGAGGTGGTCAAGCTGGCCCTGGGCGCCGCGAACCTGCCCCTGGCCTTCGACGGCGTGAGGGCGAGCGGCTGGGTCGGCCAATTGATGGCCCAACTGGAAGGACGGGCCCAGTTCGAGCTGCTGGAGGCCCCCGAGCGTTTCGTGGGCACGTTGCGCCCGTACCAGCTCCGAGGTTATTCGTGGCTGTCCTTTTTGAAACAGTGGGGCCTGGGCGCCTGCCTGGCCGACGACATGGGCTTGGGAAAAACCATTCAAACGCTGGCGCTGCTCGATCGCGAGTTTCTATCCAACCACCAGCGCCCCGTGTTGCTCATCTGTCCCACCTCGGTGGTCGGCAACTGGCACAAGGAAAGCGCCCGCTTCACGCCCCACCTTCGCATCATGGTGCATCACGGCATCAGCCGCGCGAAAGGCAGTTCGTTTGCCGGGGAGGTGAAGAAGCATCACCTGGTGATCTCCAGCTACGCGCTGCTGCAACGGGATTTCGAGATTCTGAAGGACATTTCCTGGTCGGGTGTGGTGCTGGACGAGGCGCAAAATATCAAAAACCCGGAGACCAAACAGGCCCGCGCCTCGCGAAATCTCAGGGCGGACTACCGCATCGCCTTGACGGGGACGCCGGTGGAAAACAATGTGGGGGATTTGTGGTCGATCATGGAGTTCCTCAATCCGGGACTGCTGGGGACGCAGACCGAATTCAAGAAGCGCTTTTTCATTCCCATTCAAGCCTCGCGCGACCCCGCCGCATTGACCGGGCTGAAGCGCTTGACCGGGCCGTTCGTCCTGCGCCGCCTGAAGACCGACCAAACCATCATCAGCGACTTGCCCAAGAAGATGGAGATGAAAGTGTTCTGCACGCTGACGAAGGAGCAAGCTTCGCTGTACGCCGCCGTGGTGAAAGAGGCCGCCGAGGCGCTGGATTCCAGCGAGGGCATCCAGCGCAAGGGCATGGTGCTCGCCACCCTCTCCAAGCTGAAGCAGGTGTGCAATCATCCGGCCCAATTCATGGGCGATCATTCCTCCATCCCGGGGCGCTCCGGAAAACTGGCGCGGTTGACGGAGATGACGCAGGAGGTGCTGGAGGCCGGCGATCGCGCCCTGATCTTTTCCCAGTTTTCTCAGATGGGAGAAATTCTGAAGCGTCATTTGGAGGAGACCTTCGGGCAAGAGACGCTCTTCCTGCACGGCGGCGTCCCCAAAAACCGACGCGACCGCATGGTCGAGCGCTTCCAGCAACCGGGGGACGGTCCGCGACTCTTTATCCTTTCGCTCAAGGCCGGGGGAACCGGGCTCAACCTGACGGGCGCCAACCACGTCTTTCACTTTGACCGATGGTGGAACCCTGCCGTCGAGAATCAGGCCACCGACCGCGCCTTCCGCATCGGCCAGAGGAAGAGAGTTCAGGTGCACAAGTTTCTCTGTGTCGGCACCCTGGAGGAGAAGATTGACGAAATGATCGAGCGCAAGAAGGAGATTGCAGAAGGAGCCGTGGGCGCCGGCGAGGGTTGGCTGACGAAACTCTCGACGGCGGAACTGAAGGAGATCTTTGCGCTGCGCAAGGAAGCCGTGGAGGACTGACATGGGCCGATGGGATGATCACGACTTCTATTTTCCTCGCTCCGTGGCGCGTCAGGCGAAAGGCGGCATCCGCTCTCAGTCCAAGCGAGGGAATTTTGGCGAAAGCTGGTGGGCCAAACGATGGATTGCGGTGCTGGAGAGTTTTCAAATCGGCGCCCGGCTGCAACGGGGGCGCTCCTATGCCCGGCGAGGCCAGGTGCTGTCGATCGCAGTTGAAAAGAGTCGGGTCACGGCGAAGGTGCAAGGATCCCGGCCCGATCCTTATGAGATCACGCTCGAAATCAAACCGCTGGGACCCCTCCACTGGAAGAAGATCGTTCAGGCGCTTTCCCGTCAGGCCTTGTACTCCTCCAAACTTCTGGCCGGCGAGATGCCGCGGGAGATTGAACAGCTATTCGAAAAGGCGGGCTTGTCGCTTTTCCCCCGGAAGAGCAGCGACCTCAAGACCGAATGTTCCTGCCCGGACTGGTCGAATCCGTGCAAACATATTGCGGCGGTCTATTACCTGCTGGGCGAGGAATTTGATCGCGACCCCTTCCTGATCTTCCGGATGCGCGGCATGGAGCGCGAAGATATTCTCAAGCATCTCTCGCACAACCCTGCTCCCTCACGGACGGAGGGCCGGCCCAAGGCGAATTTCACCACCGAAGCCGGGAAGGGAGCCGCGCCCCCGCCGGAACCCTTGCCCGCAGAAACATCACACTTTTGGGGAGCCAAGAGAAGCGATGAAGATCTTTGCGGCAAGGTGGAGCTTCCACCGGTCCAAGCCGCTCATGTGAAGCGTTTGGGAAAATTTCCCTTTTGGAGGGGCGCCGTTTCGCTGTCAGATGCTGTGAGCGATCAATATGCAAGAGCCTCGAAACGCGGCCTACAGGTCTTCCTGGGGACGCCACCATTCCAGGATCCAAGTGAGTGAACTCTCGCGACCGCTGAGGAGAATTTTCGGGTCTAAATTTTCAATGGTT
Coding sequences:
- a CDS encoding ORF6N domain-containing protein; translation: MTANRSLIPLGQLERSIYFIRGQRVMLSNDLAKLYHVEARALVQAMKRNRDRFPADFMFLLTVKEFAALKSQIVISSWGGLRRAAPFAFTEQGVAMLSSVLRSQRAVRVNVEIMRAFVRLRQMLASNADLARKLEALEKKCDAQFKVVFDAIRQLMAPPSPKRRRIGFYAGDS
- a CDS encoding DEAD/DEAH box helicase, yielding MIILHAGFGDRRLHLWGESPPGEGVVSVRRRRRPSPQEEAASFIYATEREDLLEVVKGIPDFPRTSLRDFSRSVIWLPTVDGNPFPSNSTIGEEAGSSSEVALAPWSVPALSLDAERALLLLCACADKDVLKPGVIVGHDVSFWGMAMRLAGALVARQQFLPTVIRENGSHHARWKAIVAGADVERMHRLAGAMPAVAQALHGDPHQPPVARSAERLSDFVNLLVDHLVRFSGYAKAPSSWSEGMRRGKPLNLESLHDHWLFALRSFDDRLDGKEDALSQFAAQVNEWQRPVSVLTTSPFRLCFRLEEPPENGVASPAAQGDAARWQVHYLLQAAHDPSLHIPVKEAWKPGKNAAGTLLGKGGFKAREYLLLSLGQAAALCPRIEKSLRSVRPEGYELDSSGAYEFLTEKALALEQSGFGVMVPAWWTGKGTKLRLATRAHVKSPVMQTSGMLSLDQLVDFHWEVSLGGESMSYEELQALVRLKAPLVKIRGQWAQLTSEEIQAAIDVWKKKSAGTMTAREVVKLALGAANLPLAFDGVRASGWVGQLMAQLEGRAQFELLEAPERFVGTLRPYQLRGYSWLSFLKQWGLGACLADDMGLGKTIQTLALLDREFLSNHQRPVLLICPTSVVGNWHKESARFTPHLRIMVHHGISRAKGSSFAGEVKKHHLVISSYALLQRDFEILKDISWSGVVLDEAQNIKNPETKQARASRNLRADYRIALTGTPVENNVGDLWSIMEFLNPGLLGTQTEFKKRFFIPIQASRDPAALTGLKRLTGPFVLRRLKTDQTIISDLPKKMEMKVFCTLTKEQASLYAAVVKEAAEALDSSEGIQRKGMVLATLSKLKQVCNHPAQFMGDHSSIPGRSGKLARLTEMTQEVLEAGDRALIFSQFSQMGEILKRHLEETFGQETLFLHGGVPKNRRDRMVERFQQPGDGPRLFILSLKAGGTGLNLTGANHVFHFDRWWNPAVENQATDRAFRIGQRKRVQVHKFLCVGTLEEKIDEMIERKKEIAEGAVGAGEGWLTKLSTAELKEIFALRKEAVED
- a CDS encoding AAA family ATPase translates to MITNVHLENFRSFENTTISLGLRNLLVGPNMSGKSNFISVFRFFTDIVSGGPGLFGLSKAMSNGFAELAWRGGDANLMSIVLQGDFREFNELGRNENWRYELHVIGDRSRDSFIVNDESLHIADCALVKKDPATGARILQSKSGESVTSVSDAHRSALEFELPDWEGNRLRKLFASFRFYSLVPQIMRQINPASAPTSLDMQGGNLSAWLMLLQTRYPEIFARMNKAAKDALPELERILAFVTPRSVVFTASSERFLKSDVPIWQMSDGELCFLALLSLIFIPDEISGTLFCIEEPENYLHPALIGELIGLLEQRQIEFGEKAVQTIITTHSPLVVDKFKLEDVIVFERQRGASICTRPGDKPQLRELLEREEVGLGDIVYSGALSREN
- a CDS encoding SWIM zinc finger family protein; amino-acid sequence: MGRWDDHDFYFPRSVARQAKGGIRSQSKRGNFGESWWAKRWIAVLESFQIGARLQRGRSYARRGQVLSIAVEKSRVTAKVQGSRPDPYEITLEIKPLGPLHWKKIVQALSRQALYSSKLLAGEMPREIEQLFEKAGLSLFPRKSSDLKTECSCPDWSNPCKHIAAVYYLLGEEFDRDPFLIFRMRGMEREDILKHLSHNPAPSRTEGRPKANFTTEAGKGAAPPPEPLPAETSHFWGAKRSDEDLCGKVELPPVQAAHVKRLGKFPFWRGAVSLSDAVSDQYARASKRGLQVFLGTPPFQDPSE
- a CDS encoding DUF4276 family protein gives rise to the protein MKIESCGIVVEGDIDEAVYRELIAKIFSSEIKILARPTAGVRNLNKAKKVRGWLHSFEHASRTGGPLDKALVIRDADGKDPKAIENDLGTRIGLGKFAFPLGVAVHAVREEMETWLLADNAALNRISKMENGNPIPPLGGHIEDERKPKERLQRILGKAGLNYNTATCCRIAREIDLNVLRQRCPSFTVFEQKVLDP